The following are encoded together in the Anaerostipes caccae L1-92 genome:
- a CDS encoding nucleotidyltransferase family protein, whose translation MDIMKISGIKKKVLEEIRQLAVDYNVQKVILFGSRARGDYHERSDIDLAVLGGDTNNFALAVDEETSTLLMYDIVDLSLPVQEELKDRIYQEGIVIYEKI comes from the coding sequence ATGGATATAATGAAAATAAGCGGTATAAAGAAAAAAGTATTAGAAGAGATCAGACAATTAGCAGTGGATTACAATGTTCAAAAAGTAATCTTGTTTGGATCGCGTGCCCGTGGAGATTATCATGAGAGAAGTGATATTGACCTGGCAGTATTGGGTGGAGATACAAATAACTTTGCACTGGCAGTGGATGAGGAGACTTCTACGCTGCTGATGTATGATATCGTAGATTTAAGTCTGCCGGTACAGGAGGAACTAAAAGATAGGATTTATCAGGAAGGGATCGTGATCTATGAAAAAATTTGA